A region from the Halosolutus gelatinilyticus genome encodes:
- a CDS encoding alpha/beta fold hydrolase, with amino-acid sequence MTGTGVATVGNCRIAYRRAGTAGPPIVLLHGAGVDDATVSWRHTVDALADEYRVYAPDWPGYGESTGPIEHTIDAYVDVLDGFLAALPFDRVSLVGISMGGGAALGYALANPDRVDRLVLVNSYGLGGRLPAALPWKHLTQVPGAAEYGKIACSASNRTVRLVLEGLVADATDLSVEFVDDVREKLATPGSLRAFTAFQRNELSFSGRAATNFVDDLDSLAVPTALVHGRRDPLVPVEWSIRAARRIPDAQLELLDACGHWAPRERPRRFNERLRDWLPESRRVSTPSYPNGEIPGLGETSD; translated from the coding sequence GTGACGGGGACCGGCGTCGCCACCGTCGGAAACTGTCGGATCGCGTATCGACGGGCCGGGACGGCCGGTCCGCCGATCGTCCTGCTCCACGGCGCGGGCGTCGACGACGCGACGGTGTCGTGGCGACACACCGTCGATGCTCTCGCGGACGAGTACCGAGTCTACGCGCCCGACTGGCCCGGGTACGGCGAGAGCACCGGCCCGATCGAGCACACGATCGACGCCTACGTCGACGTCCTCGACGGGTTTCTGGCCGCGCTTCCGTTCGATCGCGTCTCGCTCGTCGGAATCTCCATGGGTGGCGGCGCAGCCCTCGGCTACGCGCTCGCCAATCCCGATCGCGTCGATCGGCTCGTGCTCGTCAACAGCTACGGATTGGGCGGGCGACTCCCGGCGGCCCTCCCCTGGAAACACCTCACGCAGGTGCCCGGCGCCGCCGAGTACGGGAAGATCGCGTGTAGCGCGTCGAATCGAACCGTTCGGCTCGTCCTGGAGGGCCTCGTCGCCGACGCGACCGACCTCTCTGTCGAGTTCGTCGACGACGTCAGAGAGAAGCTCGCAACCCCGGGCTCGCTTCGGGCGTTCACGGCGTTTCAGCGCAACGAACTCTCGTTCAGCGGTCGGGCCGCGACCAACTTCGTCGACGATCTCGACTCCCTCGCGGTGCCGACGGCGCTCGTTCACGGCAGACGGGATCCGCTCGTTCCGGTCGAGTGGTCGATCCGGGCGGCGCGACGGATTCCGGACGCTCAACTCGAACTGCTCGACGCCTGCGGACACTGGGCGCCGCGGGAGCGACCGCGGCGGTTCAACGAGCGACTCCGGGACTGGTTGCCGGAGAGTCGGCGCGTCTCGACGCCCAGCTATCCGAACGGCGAAATTCCGGGTCTCGGCGAAACGAGCGACTGA